DNA sequence from the Tenacibaculum mesophilum genome:
ACATGGAGATTTCATTTTACCTGAAAATGTACCAGCAAACGAGTTTTTAAACTTGGAAGGAAATAAGCTATCAACTTCTAAAAATTGGGCAGTTTGGTTACATGAGTACTTAGAAGAATTTCCTGACCAACAAGATGTATTACGTTATACCTTAACAGCTAACGCTCCTGAAAATAAAGATAATGATTTTACTTGGAAAGATTTTCAAGCAAAAAACAATAACGAGTTAGTTGCTATTTTTGGAAATTTCATCAATCGTGTGGTAGTATTAACAAACAAATACTACAACGGAGTAATTCCTGCAGCTGGTGATTTATCAGAAGTTGATAAAGATACCTTAGAACAATTAAAACAGTTCCCTGATATAATTGCTAAATCTATAGAACGTTATCGTTTTAGAGAAGCATCTCAAGAAATGATGAATTTAGCTCGATTAGGTAACAAGTATTTAGCTGATGAAGAACCTTGGATATTAATTAAAAAAGATGAAGAACGTGTAAAAACTATAATGTATGTAGCCTTACAAATCTCAACAGCCTTATCTGTTTTAAGCGAACCTTTCTTACCTTTTACTTCTTCTAAATTAAAACAAATCTTAAATATAGATGGTAGTTTAACTTGGAATGAAATTTCTGAAAAAGAAGTATTATTACCTGCGGAACATAAAATACAAGAAGGAAAAGCTGAATTATTATTTTCTAAGATTGAAGATACTACAATTCAAACACAGTTAGACAAGTTAGAAGCTACCAAGAAAGCAAATGAAGCTGCTAACAAAGTAGTTGAGCCTCAAAAAGAAACTATCCAATTTGATGATTTTACAAAAATGGATATTCGAATAGGGACTATTGTTGCTGCTGAAAAAGTAGCTAAAACAAAAAAGCTACTAAAGCTTACCGTCGATGTTGGTATTGATACACGTACGATTGTTTCTGGTATTGCAGAAAGCTTTAAACCAGAAGATATCGTTGGTCAGCAAGTATCTGTATTGTGTAATTTAGCTCCTAGAAAATTACGTGGTGTAGAAAGTCAAGGAATGATTTTAATGACAGATACTCCTGATGGTAAATTAGCTTTTGTTCAACCTTCTGAAAAGGTGAATAACGGAGAGTTTATAGCCTAAACAAAAACAGCTTTTATTATATTCGCAACCTCGCTTAAATGCGAGGTTTTTTATACCTCTTAATAACTAAAAATGAAAAAAAATTGTATCAACATCCTGTTTTTAATAGGATTTATGTGTAATTCTTTATTTGCTCAAACAGAAATTGCTAGTTTTAAAAACTTTTTAAAAGAAAACTCAACAGACATTAAAGATGTAATTCCTGTTGTAAATACTGAAAATAATGACTTGGCTATTTTAATTGCTGATGCTAAAAATGTCTACGCATATAAATTTAATGACGATTTTAAATTAACCGGTCAACTTTCATCTGAAACTAAGAAAAGGAAGTATAAAATACTTTTGGGAAGCAGTATTTACAATAATGAATATAAAATATTTTTAACCAATAAAAGTAACACACAATTTGCTGCAGTAAGTTTTT
Encoded proteins:
- the metG gene encoding methionine--tRNA ligase, whose product is MSTPKRYTITAALPYTNGPIHIGHLAGVYVPGDIYARYLRQKGKDVAYICGSDEHGVAIPMRAKKEGVTPQAIIDKYNGIIKKSFEDFGISFDNYSRTSAEIHHKTASDFFIKLYNDGEFVEEVTQQLYDEEANQFLADRFVIGTCPKCGNEESYGDQCEKCGTSHNATDLINPKSAITGNVPTLKETKHWFLPLDKHEAFLREWILESHKNDWKPNVLGQCKSWIDDGLRPRAVTRDLDWGIPVPVEGADGKVLYVWFDAPIGYISSTKEWAEREGKNWEDYWKKDDTKLVHFIGKDNIVFHCIIFPAMLKAHGDFILPENVPANEFLNLEGNKLSTSKNWAVWLHEYLEEFPDQQDVLRYTLTANAPENKDNDFTWKDFQAKNNNELVAIFGNFINRVVVLTNKYYNGVIPAAGDLSEVDKDTLEQLKQFPDIIAKSIERYRFREASQEMMNLARLGNKYLADEEPWILIKKDEERVKTIMYVALQISTALSVLSEPFLPFTSSKLKQILNIDGSLTWNEISEKEVLLPAEHKIQEGKAELLFSKIEDTTIQTQLDKLEATKKANEAANKVVEPQKETIQFDDFTKMDIRIGTIVAAEKVAKTKKLLKLTVDVGIDTRTIVSGIAESFKPEDIVGQQVSVLCNLAPRKLRGVESQGMILMTDTPDGKLAFVQPSEKVNNGEFIA